The following are encoded together in the Phocoena sinus isolate mPhoSin1 chromosome 11, mPhoSin1.pri, whole genome shotgun sequence genome:
- the LOC116761717 gene encoding translation machinery-associated protein 7-like, whose product MCPAAAGRAGSRAGGNQGIRDSRPFGPRGPGGFQLRSGREGGKKKPLKQPKKQAKEVDEENKAFKQKQEEEQKKLEELKAKAVGRGPLATGGIKKSGRNL is encoded by the exons ATGTGTCCGGCAGCTGCGGGACGAG CTGGGAGTAGGGCGGGAGGAAACCAGGGCATCCGAGACTCCCGCCCCTTTGGGCCGCGGGGCCCGGGTGGGTTTCAG ttgcGGTCGGGCCGCGAAGGTGGCAAGAAGAAGCCCCTGAAGCAGCCCAAGAAGCAAGCTAAGGAGGTGGACGAGGAAAATAAGGCATTCAAGCAGAAACAAGAGGAGGAGCAGAAGAAACTCGAGGAGCTAAAAGCGAAGGCAGTGGGGAGAGGCCCCCTGGCCACAGGTGGAATTAAGAAGTCTGGCAGAAATCTGTAA